A single window of Gambusia affinis linkage group LG18, SWU_Gaff_1.0, whole genome shotgun sequence DNA harbors:
- the LOC122819831 gene encoding up-regulator of cell proliferation-like: protein MEEPTSEDSEDIYGEEDEGPPSAGADCEADCEKALQETTDTNDSAEISDLNGKQNLEEETKTQKTNLEMVLEDLGLEKYHKEKLSLSKILGIDETTITDDLGNCKSNIPLNFLKKLVMVNVTARNVKGVSCDLSDASSESNCDDPSESTESDLEDLFESSNKAETFNPLDIITALFLCSDGFVHQELALKMSMCQFSVPLLLPNCDTQQCILMLWAMRDIVKKYRPSHLTETKGFIEERIVLSELPMISFVRLGECSLSKSEILNKLLNNPDDTFVHHNMECGDIKRRISNGLTEMTWYLPCGNKNMDIFSEPVAIANLRGDIASFETQFSFLCQTSAAVFVFFDQLGSQCELLMNKNHKAQIFLVGNQQNKNLTPDVLKKVANRLNLTKNNIIIKTKKTNDADFVKSLKKTVSSVLSKPQLKMSVQQMADVAHELGITVDEDSPECQDGKKNADAITAEIEDTFQFKENQFPLQGQIWKELTFLEKEEFRLRKVGSENIENYKSNLKKKKEEQRKKQNSYAMSSVMTCFISAISRPHKERCYFLKWMRMNLDNLSRMKLSGLRELYKEKCKDSENKQEIKEIEQKLSSSSLGVEHFFREMGQIYEASLYLPETDSSRQQLQHLPRLCAQLLLDGFPLELVDGDASNIPLSWVSDVLSQLNDLVSPKNKILVVTVLGVQSTGKSTLLNTMFGVQFAVSSGRCTRGAFMLLIKVNEDFKKVLNCDFMMIIDTEGLKSPELAQLDNSHEHDNELATLVVGLSDITIINIAMENSTEMKDILQIVVHAFLRMKEVGKKPQCQFVHQNVSDVSAHEKNLRDRKLLLQQLNEMTQAAAKMEKKEDYKSFTDVMEYNPDTGNCYIPGLWNGNPPMAPVNAGYSETVYELKKNIIQQLGKCESTSNNILEFREWITSLWNAVKHENFIFSFRNSLVADAYMRLCTEYNQWEWEFKKEMYKWVTTAETRISNFGSFIATSEISDMNEFITELKSEATTELIKLETKILDNLNKYFDQPEGHVYLVEGHREEFSNSIKSLRRQTESSVLNQITTAADIKKGLKELDKIRATYREEIEKSVCDLIDECRKRKVQMTDRELDESFDKMWTETLKTLAFSEQQTSNIFTSVSHQLRTNLSPKGSHACELLSKKSLKDCGLEHFTYKHKEVGENSVTAFRELFTWTNLTKARRKIVDSIFSACNECISDQIKRKTNYHNTYIQEILQIIDEKLNKADANKDIEFEVSLKQYICGSAARMFQKMHEEFIQENDPYKSLQKNKKKFCTDFKDVFHKRDQCQKKAEEFTNQSLKPAIENFIYCSLGVDIVDKMMTKEEFSTRMSFQYSILLDLISKHDFESFKDYICSYEKYVKSWITDRIREHFSSQSTVCEMEHKHLKSCIDHINAAIKKAKAESTDSLRTFVVKICTELGDKLKISQDALDAFMVLNKSDQEQFAHWLNKFVEEMTESLREKFKSTEFETKLSQLHIKPENELFNRVIGCGKQCPFCKIPCDAGGENHTEHFASLHRPNGLGEYWSVDSRKLMTDICASLVISGKHFRCSDTNDEYHPYKEYRQIYADWKIIPDVSLEASDYWKYVMNKYNKEFADKYYAKPADIPDAWKKITKEEAVKSLKKSFNIK from the exons ATGGAG gaGCCCACTTCTGAAGACTCAGAGGATATTTACGGTGAAGAAGATGAGGGCCCTCCTTCAGCAGGTGCTGACTGTGAGGCTGACTGTGAAAAAGCTTTACAAGAGACAACAGACACAAATGACTCAGCAGAAATCAGTGACCTCAATGGGAAACAAAACCttgaggaagaaacaaaaacacaaa AAACCAACCTTGAGATGGTTTTGGAAGATTTGGGCTTGGAGAAGTACCACAAAGAGAAGCTATCATTAAGCAAAATACTTGGGATTGATGAGACGACGATCACTGATGACCTGGGCAACTGTAAATCCAATATCCCGTTGAATTTTCTTAAGAAATTAGTGATGGTTAATGTGACTGCTAGGAACGTAAAAGGTGTATCATGTGACTTGAGTGATGCTTCTTCTGAGTCAAACTGTGATGATCCATCAGAAAGTACAGAGAGTGATTTGGAGGATCTGTTTGAGAGTTCAAATAAGGCTGAAACATTTAATCCTCTCGATATAATCACTGCTCTCTTCCTGTGTTCTGATGGGTTTGTTCATCAAGAGTTAGCTCTAAAAATGTCCATGTGTCAATTCtctgttcctctgctgcttcctAACTGTGATACACAGCAGTGCATCCTCATGCTGTGGGCCATGAGAGACATTGTTAAGAAGTACAGACCTTCACATCTTACAGAAACAAAAGGCTTCATAGAAGAAAGAATAGTTCTTTCTGAACTACCAATGATCTCATTTGTGAGACTGGGTGAGTGTTCTCTGTCCAAATCAGAGATCCtcaataaacttttaaacaacCCAGATGACACCTTTGTTCACCACAACATGGAGTGTGGAGACATTAAGAGAAGAATATCTAATGGACTGACTGAAATGACCTGGTACCTTCcctgtggaaacaaaaacatggacatCTTCAGTGAACCAGTTGCTATAGCTAACCTTCGTGGAGACATTGCTTCATTTGAAACTCAATTCTCCTTTTTGTGTCAGacatctgctgcagtttttgttttctttgaccaGCTGGGATCTCAGTGTGAACTGCTGAtgaacaaaaaccacaaagctCAGATCTTCTTGGTGGGAAACCAACAGAACAAGAACCTTACTCCAGATGTTCTGAAGAAAGTAGCAAACAGGTTGAACTtgacaaaaaacaatataattataaaaactaagaaaacaaaTGATGCAGACTTTGTCAAATCTTTGAAGAAAACTGTGAGCAGTGTACTTAGCAAACCACAGTTGAAGATGTCAGTACAGCAGATGGCTGATGTTGCTCATGAATTAGGAATCACAGTTGATGAAGATTCTCCAGAGTGtcaagatggaaagaaaaatgcagatgCCATCACTGCAGAAATAGAAGATACTTTTCAAttcaaagaaaatcagtttcCTTTGCAAGGTCAAATATGGAAGGAACTGACTTTTTTGGAAAAGGAAGAATTTCGTCTCCGAAAAGTTGGTtctgaaaatatagaaaactatAAGAGcaaccttaaaaagaaaaaagaagagcaacgtaaaaaacaaaactcctatGCAATGTCAAGTGTAATGACTTGCTTCATTAGTGCAATATCCAGGCCACATAAAGAAAGGTGTTACTTTCTGAAATGGATGAGAATGAACCTTGACAATTTGTCTCGAATGAAACTTTCAGGCCTTAGGGAGCTTTACAAGGAAAAATGCAAAGATTCTGAGAATAAACAAGAGATCAAAGAAATTGAGCAAAAACTTTCCAGCAGCTCACTGGGAGTTGAGCACTTCTTCCGTGAAATGGGTCAGATCTACGAAGCTTCTCTTTACCTTCCAGAAACAGATTCATCACGTCAACAACTGCAACATCTGCCCAGACTCTGTGCTCAGTTGTTGCTGGATGGATTTCCTCTTGAGCTTGTAGATGGAGATGCTTCCAACATTCCTCTCAGTTGGGTGAGTGATGTTCTCTCTCAGCTCAATGACTTGGTGTCTCCAAAGAACAAGATCCTGGTCGTCACAGTTCTTGGAGTTCAGAGCACAGGGAAGTCCACTCTCCTTAACACCATGTTTGGAGTCCAGTTTGCAGTCAGCAGTGGTCGATGCACTAGAGGAGCCTTCATGCTGCTCATCAAAGTCAATGAAGACTTCAAGAAAGTTCTCAACTGTGACTTCATGATGATCATCGACACTGAAGGCTTAAAGTCACCAGAGCTAGCACAGCTGGACAACAGCCATGAACATGACAATGAACTGGCAACACTTGTTGTTGGTCTGAGTGACATCACCATTATCAATATTGCCATGGAGAATTCAACAGAGATGAAAGACATCCTGCAGATAGTGGTGCATGCTTTCCTCAGGATGAAGGAGGTCGGCAAAAAGCCTCAATGTCAGTTTGTTCACCAGAACGTTTCTGATGTTTCAGCTCATGAGAAGAACCTGagagacaggaagctgctgttACAACAGCTGAATGAGATGACCCAGGCAGCAgctaaaatggagaaaaaagagGATTACAAGAGCTTCACTGATGTGATGGAGTATAATCCAGACACTGGGAACTGCTACATTCCTGGACTCTGGAATGGAAACCCACCAATGGCTCCAGTCAATGCAGGATACAGTGAGACTGTCTATGAACTCAAGAAAAACATCATCCAACAGCTGGGAAAGTGTGAGTCAACTTCTAACAACATCTTGGAGTTCAGAGAGTGGATAACCAGCCTGTGGAACgcagtaaaacatgaaaacttcaTCTTCAGCTTCAGAAACAGCCTGGTGGCTGATGCTTACATGAGGCTCTGCACAGAGTACAACCAATGGGAGTGGGAGTTCAAAAAGGAAATGTACAAATGGGTCACCACAGCAGAAACTAGAATTTCCAATTTTGGTTCATTTATTGCAACGTCTGAAATATCTGACATGAATGAATTCATCACTGAGTTGAAAAGTGAAGCAACCACAGAGCTGATTAAGTTGGAGACAAAGATCCTTGACAATCTGAATAAATACTTTGATCAGCCAGAAGGTCATGTTTATCTGGTTGAAGGACACAGAGAGGAATTCTCCAACAGCATAAAGAGTCTTAGACGACAAACTGAAAGTTCAGTGTTGAACCAGATCACAACAGCAGCTGATATTAAGAAGGGATTGAAAGAACTTGATAAAATCAGGGCCACTTATAGAGAAGAAATTGAGAAATCAGTTTGTGATTTAATTGATGAATGTCGTAAGAGAAAAGTTCAAATGACTGACAGAGAGCTTGATGAAAGTTTTGACAAGATGTggactgaaacactgaaaacctTGGCCTTCTCTGAACAACAGACTTCAAATATCTTCACCAGTGTGTCCCATCAGTTACGAACAAATCTTTCTCCTAAGGGAAGCCATGCATGTGAACTACTGAGCAAGAAAAGTCTGAAAGACTGTGGACTGGAGCATTTTACATATAAACATAAAGAAGTGGGTGAAAACAGCGTAACTGCTTTTAGAGAACTTTTTACCTGGACGAATCTAACAAAGGCAAGACGAAAGATTGTTGACAGCATCTTTTCTGCTTGCAATGAATGTATTAGTGATCAAATCaagagaaaaactaattatCATAATACTTATATTCAGGAGATCCTTCAAATCATTGATGAGAAGCTGAACAAAGCTGATGCTAACAAAGACATTGAGTTTGAAGTGTCTCTGAAACAATATATCTGTGGATCTGCAGCCagaatgtttcagaaaatgcatGAAGAATTTATCCAAGAAAATGATCCTTACAaatctctgcagaaaaacaagaaaaagttttgCACAGATTTCAAAGATGTCTTCCACAAAAGAGACCAATGCCAGAAGAAAGCTGAAGAATTCACAAACCAAAGTCTGAAACCTGCTATTGAAAACTTCATCTATTGTTCTCTTGGTGTTGATATTGTTGATAAAATGATGACAAAAGAGGAGTTCAGCACACGAATGTCCTTCCAGTATTCAATTTTATTGGATCTGATTTCAAAACATGACTTTGAAAGCTTTAAGGATTACATTTGCTCATATGAAAAGTATGTAAAATCATGGATAACTGATAGAATTAGGGAGCATTTCTCCTCTCAGTCTACAGTATGTGAAATGGAGCACAAACATCTGAAGTCCTGCATCGACCACATAAATGCTGCCATTAAAAAGGCCAAAGCAGAAAGTACTGACAGTCTGAGAACATTTGTTGTCAAGATCTGCACAGAACTTGGtgacaaactgaaaatttcCCAGGATGCTCTTGATGCCTTCATGGTTCTGAACAAGTCTGACCAGGAACAGTTTGCTCACTGGCTCAACAAGTTTGTGGAGGAAATGACAGAATCTCTTAgagaaaagtttaaatcaaCTGAGTTTGAAACAAAACTGTCACAGCTCCACATAAAACCAGAGAATGAGCTTTTTAACAGAGTGATTGGTTGTGGCAAACAGTGTCCATTCTGCAAAATACCCTGTGATGCAGGTGGAGAAAACCACACTGAACACTTTGCTTCTCTGCATCGACCAAATGGTTTAGGTGAATACTGGTCTGTAGACTCTAGGAAACTCATGACTGATATCTGCGCTTCTCTTGTTATTAGTGGCAAACATTTTCGCTGCAGTGACACAAATGATGAATACCATCCTTACAAAGAGTATAGGCAGATTTACGCCGATTGGAAAATTATTCCAGATGTGAGCCTTGAGGCGTCAGATTATTGGAAATATGTGATGAACAAGTACAACAAGGAATTTGCTGACAAATATTATGCAAAGCCTGCTGACATTCCTGATGCTTGgaagaaaatcacaaaggaaGAGGCAGTGAAAAGCCTCAAGAAATCATTCAACATCAAGTGA